One genomic segment of Tubulanus polymorphus chromosome 4, tnTubPoly1.2, whole genome shotgun sequence includes these proteins:
- the LOC141903992 gene encoding solute carrier family 22 member 15-like, with protein MDEESEKVELEKTAFISGDKISKDKRGENSEFDDIFETLGDLGLYQLLVFVMSNLIEISGTLSVMYFVFECADPGWKCASIECKISCVNLSLPNSTNGFCSTEDSICVNRTFNPTYTSALTEWNLVCGELWRAKTITSCFFGALVVGTILGGQVSDTFGRRWSIFVMWLLLAIFQTCLRFSSNYYVYCVIRFMTGIFAGAIVCVAPVLSLEWMSPKWRTLTSWRFSWQTSPMLIALLAYLCRDWRTLTTAVGLITIPLFPLYYFLYPESSRWLVQKRRFKDAEYWIHKAIWFNRLSPKANLHTFLEDVARTENKRQERTVPYTYLDLFHNRKMSIWTIVLAYATFSLAASWYGINSSISSLTGNIYLNVAVSGIGTLVMGLISIYIINWIGRVKSFVLFISLTGCCHLVILALEVTGLADGYQMVVTYFALASVSVMAGGWSAIGMSGWELYPTLMRNIATGSFNIGVRVGSMIAPFIALLAASHSSVPYVIFATVSFSSGILVFFLIPETKNKPLPDNLPSRHDKRNEASTDCNGGSTPMKHIAHDV; from the exons atgGATGAAGAAAGTGAAAAAGTGGAACTTGAAAAAACTGCTTTCATCAGCGGTGACAAAATCTCAAAAGACAAACGCGGAGAAAATTCTGAGTTCGATGACATATTCGAAACTTTAGGCGATTTAGGCTTatatcaattgttggtttttgtCATGTCAAATTTGATAGAAATAAGCGGTACATTATCGgtgatgtattttgtatttgaatgCGCTGATCCCGGATGGAAATGTGCGAGTATCGAGTGCAAAATTTCATGCGTCAATTTATCACTACCGAATTCTACTAATGGATTCTGTTCAACTGAGGATTCAATTTGCGTCAATCGAACTTTCAACCCGACTTATACATCAGCGCTCACAGAG TGGAACCTTGTTTGCGGAGAGCTGTGGAGAGCGAAAACTATCACCAGTTGCTTTTTCGGTGCTTTAGTCGTCGGAACGATTCTCGGAGGTCAAGTTTCGGATACGTTTGGAAGAAGATGGTCGATATTCGTTATGTGGCTTTTACTGGCCATATTTCAAACCTGCTTAAGGTTTTCCTCAAACTATTATGTCTACTGCGTTATAAGATTTATGACCGGTATTTTTGCCG GTGCAATAGTTTGCGTAGCACCAGTGCTGAGCTTGGAATGGATGAGTCCTAAATGGAGAACGTTGACATCATGGAGATTTAGTTGGCAAACCTCACCCATGTTGATAGCATTGTTGGCATACCTATGCAGAGATTGGCGGACTTTAACTACGGCCGTAGGACTTATCACAATTCCTTTATTTCCTCTTTATTACTT TTTATACCCGGAGAGCTCCAGGTGGCTTGTACAAAAACGACGATTCAAAGATGCTGAATATTGGATACACAAAGCCATATGGTTCAATCGTTTGTCTCCGAAAGCTAACTTGCACACGTTTTTAGAAGACGTGGCCAGAACTGAGAATAAACGACAGGAAAGAACTGTGCCGTACACTTATTTAGATTTATTCCACAACCGCAAGATGTCAATATGGACAATAGTCTTAGCATATGCTAC GTTTAGTTTAGCGGCGTCTTGGTACGGTATAAACTCTTCAATAAGTTCACTTACTGGAAATATCTATCTGAATGTTGCTGTTAGTGGTATCGGAACTTTAGTCATGGGTCTGATCTCCATCTACATTATTAATTG GATCGGCCGAGTGAAGAGTTTTGTGCTGTTCATTTCACTGACCGGATGCTGTCATCTAGTGATATTAGCCCTGGAAGTAACCGGGTTGGCGGACGGTTATCAAATGGTCGTTACCTATTTTGCATTAGCATCGGTATCAGTAATGGCGGGAGGCTGGTCTGCAATAGGAATGAGCGGCTGGGAATTGTATCCCACTTTAATGAG aaacaTCGCAACTGGTTCTTTCAACATCGGAGTCCGAGTCGGTTCAATGATTGCTCCTTTCATTGCCTTATTG GCTGCCTCCCACAGTTCGGTTCCGTACGTTATTTTTGCGACAGTTTCATTCTCTTCCGGAATCCTTGTTTTCTTCTTGATACcagaaacaaaaaacaaacctTTACCTGATAATCTACCCAGCAGACACGATAAAAGAAACGAAGCGTCTACAGACTGCAATGGCGGTTCGACACCAATGAAGCACATCGCCCATGATGTATAA